The DNA window CACTGCCTGAACTCTGCTCAGGGTAACAGCCCAAGCCAGCTCGTGCATTGAGATCTTTTTCCTCAGGAGAGACCATGATAACTCTCAGCCCGGCTCTCCCCCTGACCGTGGCTCTCTGCACGTTGTCACTGTTGCCTGCTGGTCTTCGCATTTACATCAACCCCACCTGGCTCATTGTGGAGAGTGAAGCTCCTCCTGAAGACCTGAAGCAGCCACCCGTTGATGCGGAGAGCATGACCACCGAATGGGACAGCAGCATCGACGTTCAGAGCCCCTACGGCTTGGTTAGGATCATGATGGACGCTGTTATTGAGGGTCTGAGGAAGCTGCCCTTTGTGGGAGAGAGCATGGTCCCCAaacggcacagcagcactggcccccgcagcccccagagcTGGGTCAGGCTCAGGAAGGACGTCGCTCCTGTGGGCCCGAAGGAACTGCCCGTTGTCGCCAAGAGCGTGGCCTCTGACCCGCCCTACCCTCTGGGCCAGCTTTGGGACTCCCTTGCCCAGGCGGACAGGACCCAGCTGTGTTGCAGGGCCTTGCAAAGCCTGTGGCTGTGCTTCCTGTCTTGGGTTGCACTTCGCCTCTGGAGAAATGGGAACAGACCCCAGGGACAGGTGAGCAATCGCGATCGGTCACACAGGAAGGGAGCGGCttgtggggagcagggaagcaCATCATTGCAAGCCTTGGCCAAGAAGGCTtgcaatgagaaaacaaaacccagcgcGGGCAAGAAAGCCTCGGCAGGCCCCGAGagctcctctgcctcttccccagtTACATGCTCAGCCGTAGGGCAGAAACCCTCCGGAGGCCCCAGCACGACATGGGGCCTGCCAGAGGTGTGCTCAGCCCAGCGTGCTGCCCAGGGCAGTCCTGCGCGGCTGGAGTCCCTCCAGAGGAAGCCAAGCCCCGCAGGCCACTTCTCGGCCACGCGGCCCGCGCCCACTTCATTGCGCCCCCGGCCCTGTCATTTCCAGGGAAAGGAACGGCCGGCCTCATCTTCTGTGGGAACAGACTGCTCGGAGGAGGGCACCTTCAGCTCTGATGAAGCCGTCCACCAGCTGGAGGCCAAAATCACCCCGCTGGCCAGGTGCACCAGGCTTGTCTACCGCCTCCGCCTGAAAGTGTTCCCGCACCAGCACTCCGAGAAGAAGGCGGAAGGCGAGGCAAGCGGAGGAGAGCCTTCTCTAGCTCCCTGTGCACCTCCACCTAGGGCGTGCTCTCGGCGGATTGGCAAGAGGAGATGCAGGGGTGCAAGTGAGTGCCGGCGTCCTTGCAGGGTGGGACTTGAGGCGGGAGAGAACAGGCACCCGTGGCCGTGAGGGGCTCCACAGGTGCCCGCATCCCAGGAGGAGGGGCCCACATCCTAGCAGGGTGCCCACTTCCCTCTGAGGTTCCCGGTGGGTGCCCGTGTCCCGGTGAGGCGTGTTGTGGTTGCTCCCCATGTCCCTGTAAGGTGGCAGTGGCCAGTGCCTGCCCATGGCCTGTTGGGTGCCTTAGGCCTTGGGACCTCCAAGGCTGGTGCGAGGGCAAGCATCACAGCAGGAAGAGGGGCAGCTGCTAGGAAGTGGGTGGATAACCTTCCCTACTGTAGTATTTTCACCCAGCTAACAGTGAATTCTCTTCAGGGTGACAGGCAGCTGGTGCGTTGGGACATGCCTCAGCCCACCAAAGGCTCCGGGAGTGAGGGCACCTCCACCGACTTCTTCTGCTGGCTGGAGGCCGTTAGCGCCCCGATGGTCATGCTCCTGCGGGTGGCCATGGCCAACGGCCGGCCACGTCCTGGTGGGTCGCCCGTGCCTGTCCAGCACAACAGCCAACGGGTATTTGCCAACTCCGTTGAGGACCTCTGGGGAGGGTCCCCCTTTTCCGCCCTCCCAAAGGTGCTGCCAGGGCCGACTGGCATCCAAAGGGCCGGGGCTCATCtctgcctccccagagggaACAGCCAAGCATGCCCGTGCAGCAGAGACGCCTGGGAAACTCGGCAAAActcctgctgggagcagcctaCTTCCTCAATCTTCTAGCACTGCTCAGATCAATAAAGTGCTTTGTTCCTGTAGCATGTGTCATTTTGGTACCAAGGGGATCCAGGAAGGGGCAACACGAAAGGCAGTGGTGCGAGCCAGGCGGCTGTATGCGGGCCTGCGGAGCACGCGCTCCTGGAGAAGTTGGGACAGCTGGGCTGCGAGAGAACGGGCATTCAAGGCTGTGAGGTGCCCCACGGGTGCCCATGATCCAGGAGGAGGGCACTGCGGCCCGGCAGGGTGCCCGTGTCCCGGAGAGGATCCCTGGGAAACACCCACATCCCACTGAGGTGGCATTGGCTGCCGCATGCCCAGGACCCCGTGGGTCATGTCCCTCCAGGAATAATTCTAGACTAATTGCACTCCTCATTCTCAGCGGTTATAATTTTTGTCAAACCAAGAGTGAATTTTTGGCTTTCCTCTTAACATGGGCTGCCACTTTGCCCCCGAGAGGATGTTGAGCAGAACCGCGTCACAGCTGCCCAGCTGGGGCACGGTGCTGAACGCAGCTCGGCTGGAGCTCTGGGCACAGCCCCTTCTTGCTGAGAAGTTCAGGGCACAGCCCAGACCACGTGGGACACGGTCCCGCTCCCCTGCTGGGCTCAGTGTCCGCCGGCAGGCACAGCAGTGGGAGCAGCAGGCTTCAAAATCCACCTACACAGGTCCTGCCCAGCTCCGCCGCAGCCTCCGTCGCCTGCCAGGCTGGTGGAGAAAGGCCTCGTGACGTCACAGAGCCTTGCGTGACATCAGCCCATGACTTGGCAGGTCGGCAACCCCCTTGCAAGCACAGACACGCGAGGCGGCCACTCGGTGCTGGTGGTCACTGCCTGAACTCTGCTCAGGGTAACAGCCCAAGCCAGCTCGTGCATTGAGATCTTTTTCCTCAGGAGAGACCATGATAACTCTCAGCCCGGCTCTCCCCCTGACCGTGGCTCTCTGCACGTTGTCACTGTTGCCTGCTGGTCTTCGCATTTACATCAACCCCACCTGGCTCATTGTGGAGAGTGAAGCTCCTCCTGAAGACCTGAAGCAGCCACCCGTTGATGCGGAGAGCATGACCACCGAATGGGACAGCAGCATCGACGTTCAGAGCCCCTACGGCTTGGTTAGGATCATGATGGACGCTGTTATTGAGGGTCTGAGGAAGCTGCCCTTTGTGGGAGAGAGCATGGTCCCCAaacggcacagcagcactggcccccgcagcccccagagcTGGGTCAGGCTCAGGAAGGACGTCGCTCCTGTGGGCCCGAAGGAACTGCCCGTTGTCGCCAAGAGCGTGGCCTCTGACCCGCCCTACCCTCTGGGCCAGCTTTGGGACTCCCTTGCCCAGGCGGACAGGACCCAGCTGTGTTGCAGGGCCTTGCAAAGCCTGTGGCTGTGCTTCCTGTCTTGGGTTGCACTTCGCCTCTGGAGAAATGGGAACAGACCCCAGGGACAGGTGAGCAATCGCGATCGGTCACACAGGAAGGGAGCGGCttgtggggagcagggaagcaCATCATTGCAAGCCTTGGCCAAGAAGGCTtgcaatgagaaaacaaaacccagcgcGGGCAAGAAAGCCTCGGCAGGCCCCGAGagctcctctgcctcttccccagtTACATGCTCAGCCGTAGGGCAGAAACCCTCCGGAGGCCCCAGCACGACATGGGGCCTGCCAGAGGTGTGCTCAGCCCAGCGTGCTGCCCAGGGCAGTCCTGCGCGGCTGGAGTCCTTCCAGAGGAAGCCAAGCCCCGCAGGCCACTTCTCGGCCACGCGGCCCGCGCCCACTTCATTGCGCCCCCGGCCCTGTCATTTCCAGGGAAAGGAACGGCCGGCCTCATCTTCTGTGGGAACAGACTGCTCGGAGGAGGGCACCTTCAGCTCTGATGAAGCCGTCCACCAGCTGGAGGCCAAAATCACCCCGCTGGCCAGGTGCACCAGGCTTGTCTACCGCCTCCGCCTGAAAGTGTTCCCGCACCAGCACTCCGAGAAGAAGGCGGAAGGCGAGGCAAGCGGAGGAGAGCCTTCTCTAGCTCCCTGTGCACCTCCACCTAGGGCGTGCTCTCGGCGGATTGGCAAGAGGAGATGCAGGGGTGCAAGTGAGTGCCGGCGTCCTTGCAGGGTGGGACTTGAGGCGGGAGAGAACAGGCACCCGTGGCCGTGAGGGGCTCCACAGGTGCCCGCATCCCAGGAGGAGGGGCCCACATCCTAGCAGGGTGCCCACTTCCCTCTGAGGTTCCCGGTGGGTGCCCGTGTCCCGGTGAGGCGTGTTGTGGTTGCTCCCCATGTCCCTGTAAGGTGGCAGTGGCCAGTGCCTGCCCATGGCCTGTTGGGTGCCTTAGGCCTTGGGACCTCCAAGGCTGGTGCGAGGGCAAGCATCACAGCAGGAAGAGGGGCAGCTGCTAGGAAGTGGGTGGATAACCTTCCCTACTGTAGTATTTTCACCCAGCTAACAGTGAATTCTCTTCAGGGTGACAGGCAGCTGGTGCGCTGGGACATGCCTCAGCCCACCAAAGGCTCCGGGAGTGAGGGCACCTCCACCGACTTCTTCTGCTGGCTGGAGGCCGTTAGCGCCCCGATGGTCATGCTCCTGCGGGTGGCCATGGCCAACGGCCGGCCACGTCCTGGTGGGTCGCCCGTGCCTGTCCAGCACAACAGCCAACGGGTATTTGCCAACTCCGTTGAGGACCTCTGGGGAGGGTCCCCCTTTTCCGCCCTCCCAAAGGTGCTGCCAGGGCCGACTGGCATCCAAAGGGCCGGGGCTCATCtctgcctccccagagggaACAGCCAAGCATGCCCGTGCAGCAGAGACGCCTGGGAAACTCGGCAAAActcctgctgggagcagcctaCTTCCTCAATCTTCTAGCACTGCTCAGATCAATAAAGTGCTTTGTTCCTGTAGCATGTGTCATTTTGGTACCAAGGGGATCCAGGAAGGGGCAACACGAAAGGCAGTGGTGCGAGCCAGGCGGCTGTATGCGGGCCTGCGGAGCACGCGCTCCTGGAGAAGTTGGGACAGCTGGGCTGCGAGAGAACGGGCATTCAAGGCTGTGAGGTGCCCCACGGGTGCCCATGATCCAGGAGGAGGGCACTGCGGCCCGGCAGGGTGCCCGTGTCCCGGAGAGGATCCCTGGGAAACACCCACATCCCACTGAGGTGGCATTGGCTGCCGCATGCCCAGGACCCCGTGGGTCATGTCCCTCCAGGAATAATTCTAGACTAATGGCACTCCTCATTCTCAGCGGTTATAATTTTTGTCAAACCAAGAGTGAATTTTTGGCTTTCCTCTTAACATGGGCTGCCACTTTGCCCCCGAGAGGATGTTGAGCAGAACCGCGTCACAGCTGCCCAGCTGGGGCACGGTGCTGAACGCAGCTCGGCTGGAGCTCTGGGCACAGCCCCTTCTTGCTGAGAAGTTCAGGGCACAGCCCAGACCACGTGGGACACGGTCCCGCTCCCCTGCTGGGCTCAGTGTCCGCCGGCAGGCACAGCAGTGGGAGCAGCAGGCTTCAAAATCCACCTACACAGGTCCTGCCCAGCTCCGCCGCAGCCTCCGTCGCCTGCCGGGCTGGTGGAGAAAGGCCTCGTGACGTCACAGAGCCTTGCGTGACATCAGCCCATGACTTGGCAGGTCGGCAACCCCCTTGCAAGCACAGACACGCGAGGCGGCCACTCGGTGCTGGTGGTCACTGCCTGAACTCTGCTCAGGGTAACAGCCCAAGCCAGCTCGTGCATCGAGATCTTTTTCCTCAGGAGAGACCATGATAACTCTCAGCCTGGCTCTCCCCCTGACCGTGGCTCTCTGCACGTTGTCACTGTTGCCTGCTGGTCTTCGCATTTACATCAACCCCACCTGGCTCATTGTGGAGAGTGAAGCTCCTCCTGAAGACCTGAAGCAGCCACCCGTTGATGCGGAGAGCATGACCACCGAATGGGACAGCAGCATCGACGTTCAGAGCCCCTACGGCTTGGTTAGGATCATGATGGACGCTGTTATTGAGGGTCTGAGGAAGCTGCCCTTTGTGGGAGAGAGCATGGTCCCCAaacggcacagcagcactggcccccgcagcccccagagcTGGGTCAGGCTCAGGAAGGACGTCGCTCCTGTGGGCCCGAAGGAACTGCCCGTTGTCGCCAAGAGCGTGGCCTCTGACCCGCCCTACCCTCTGGGCCAGCTTTGGGACTCCCTTGCCCAGGCGGACAGGACCCAGCTGTGTTGCAGGGCCTTGCAAAGCCTGTGGCTGTGCTTCCTGTCTTGGGTTGCACTTCGCCTCTGGAGAAATGGGAACAGACCCCAGGGACAGGTGAGCAATCGCGATCGGTCACACAGGAAGGGAGCGGCttgtggggagcagggaagcaCATCATTGCAAGCCTTGGCCAAGAAGGCTtgcaatgagaaaacaaaacccagcgcGGGCAAGAAAGCCTCGGCAGGCCCCGAGag is part of the Phalacrocorax carbo chromosome 6, bPhaCar2.1, whole genome shotgun sequence genome and encodes:
- the LOC135314077 gene encoding uncharacterized protein LOC135314077, which translates into the protein MITLSPALPLTVALCTLSLLPAGLRIYINPTWLIVESEAPPEDLKQPPVDAESMTTEWDSSIDVQSPYGLVRIMMDAVIEGLRKLPFVGESMVPKRHSSTGPRSPQSWVRLRKDVAPVGPKELPVVAKSVASDPPYPLGQLWDSLAQADRTQLCCRALQSLWLCFLSWVALRLWRNGNRPQGQGKERPASSSVGTDCSEEGTFSSDEAVHQLEAKITPLARCTRLVYRLRLKVFPHQHSEKKAEGEASGGEPSLAPCAPPPRACSRRIGKRRCRGAR
- the LOC135314121 gene encoding uncharacterized protein LOC135314121 gives rise to the protein MPQPTKGSGSEGTSTDFFCWLEAVSAPMVMLLRVAMANGRPRPGETMITLSLALPLTVALCTLSLLPAGLRIYINPTWLIVESEAPPEDLKQPPVDAESMTTEWDSSIDVQSPYGLVRIMMDAVIEGLRKLPFVGESMVPKRHSSTGPRSPQSWVRLRKDVAPVGPKELPVVAKSVASDPPYPLGQLWDSLAQADRTQLCCRALQSLWLCFLSWVALRLWRNGNRPQGQGKERPASSSVGTDCSEEGTFSSDEAVHQLEAKITPLARCTRLVYRLRLKVFPHQHSEKKAEGEASGGEPSLAPCAPPPRACSRRIGKRRCRGAR